One segment of Fructilactobacillus hinvesii DNA contains the following:
- a CDS encoding IS3 family transposase codes for MRHKYSLKQLFRYFSMARSTFYYNLKRAKQPDKYQQVKSEIKSIFSKNLETFGYRRIWLKLVKCGISICPETVRKLMTQLGIKTKVYSKPTSKRYSSFRGKVGKIAPNLLKQHFSEKIPFKVLHTDITQVQLVDGKKAYISAIIDEASSEVISLVADNNERFQLVERMLNETKIKIKDLKQVTIHSDQGFHYQIPAYQSWIKANHVTQSMSRKGNCLDNAPIESFFNLLKRECLNRIKLTSLTSLKQVCQEYVKWFNKERISGNKKGLTPIEYRNKSLKTE; via the coding sequence TTGAGGCATAAGTATTCGCTCAAACAGCTTTTTCGTTACTTTTCAATGGCTCGCTCAACCTTCTATTACAATCTTAAACGAGCCAAACAACCAGATAAATATCAGCAAGTTAAATCAGAAATTAAATCCATTTTTAGTAAAAATCTAGAAACCTTCGGTTACAGAAGAATCTGGTTGAAATTGGTTAAATGTGGAATTAGTATTTGTCCAGAAACAGTTAGAAAATTAATGACTCAATTGGGAATTAAAACTAAAGTGTATTCTAAACCTACCAGCAAAAGATATAGCTCGTTTCGTGGCAAAGTGGGGAAAATTGCGCCTAACTTATTAAAGCAACACTTTAGTGAAAAGATACCGTTTAAAGTGCTGCACACTGATATTACCCAGGTTCAACTAGTTGACGGTAAGAAGGCTTATATTTCGGCTATTATTGATGAAGCTTCTAGTGAAGTCATTTCATTAGTAGCAGATAATAATGAAAGGTTTCAGTTAGTGGAAAGAATGTTAAATGAAACTAAGATCAAAATAAAAGACTTGAAGCAAGTAACAATTCACTCAGATCAAGGATTTCATTATCAAATTCCAGCATATCAAAGCTGGATTAAAGCTAATCACGTAACTCAAAGCATGTCTAGGAAAGGTAATTGTCTTGATAATGCGCCAATTGAAAGTTTTTTTAACTTGTTGAAACGAGAATGTTTAAATCGAATTAAATTGACCTCTTTAACTTCGTTAAAGCAGGTCTGCCAAGAATATGTTAAATGGTTTAACAAGGAAAGAATTTCAGGTAACAAAAAAGGACTTACTCCGATTGAATATCGGAATAAATCCTTAAAAACTGAATAA
- a CDS encoding YueI family protein translates to MPNENNVQDRLDQAMNGGTPKINPDEQRRYLGTFRERVALMIPVSAVSDDAALNQVRQILTAHSDYNLLINGNLDNALQSPYLKLAGELHAKFTLKNSDDYGTAPDQAAVVVAAANAINVENIDFQAPQQQTPKEQSNSRQSFWQRLFHH, encoded by the coding sequence ATGCCTAACGAAAATAACGTTCAAGACCGGCTTGATCAAGCAATGAACGGAGGAACTCCGAAAATCAATCCGGATGAACAACGACGCTACCTTGGAACTTTCCGCGAACGCGTTGCACTAATGATTCCTGTCTCTGCGGTTAGTGATGATGCCGCTTTAAACCAAGTACGACAAATTTTAACGGCTCATTCTGATTACAACCTCCTCATCAACGGGAATTTAGATAACGCCTTGCAAAGTCCCTACCTGAAACTAGCTGGTGAACTACACGCCAAATTCACCCTAAAAAACAGTGATGACTATGGAACTGCTCCTGACCAAGCCGCTGTGGTGGTTGCGGCAGCTAATGCCATTAACGTTGAAAACATTGACTTTCAAGCTCCCCAGCAACAAACTCCAAAAGAACAGTCCAATAGCCGCCAATCGTTTTGGCAACGGCTCTTTCACCATTAA
- a CDS encoding replication-associated recombination protein A: MQQKPLAYRMRPTKIEEIVGQSELVGPGKIINRMVKAHLLSSMILYGPPGTGKTSIASAIAGSSQYAFRTLNAATDTKKELQIVAEEAKMSGTVVLLLDEIHRLDKTKQDFLLPLLESGQIILIGATTENPYINISPAIRSRTQIFTVHPLASADISTAIDRALHDRTNGLGSEPVKLDPAAKNLLTHRTNGDLRSALNALELAVKSTPKQADGTIHVTLTDVEACLQQQALTQDKDGDAHYNVISAFQKSIRGSDPNAALHYAARLIEAGDLTSLIRRLMVIAYEDVGLANPAAAARTVAAVQAAERVGLPEAQIPLANAIIELALSPKSNSAMAAMAAALKDVRTGKYGTIPPYLRDAHFKGAKELGHVGYQYPHDFPNGWVNQQYLPDQIKDAQYYQPKETGKMERAYAEQYHKLQAAQHQQPKEDSHD, translated from the coding sequence ATGCAACAAAAACCATTAGCATATCGGATGCGCCCCACTAAAATTGAAGAAATCGTCGGGCAATCGGAACTGGTGGGTCCCGGCAAAATAATTAACCGAATGGTCAAGGCCCACCTGTTGTCATCAATGATTTTGTATGGTCCGCCAGGAACGGGAAAAACTAGTATTGCGAGTGCCATCGCTGGTTCGTCGCAATATGCCTTTCGAACGTTGAATGCGGCTACTGACACTAAAAAAGAGCTTCAGATTGTGGCCGAAGAAGCAAAGATGAGTGGAACCGTCGTATTACTCCTGGATGAAATTCACCGGTTGGATAAGACGAAGCAAGATTTCCTTTTACCGCTCTTAGAAAGTGGCCAAATCATTTTAATTGGAGCGACAACCGAAAATCCTTACATTAACATTAGTCCCGCCATCCGTTCCCGTACGCAAATTTTTACCGTCCATCCACTTGCTAGTGCTGACATTAGTACGGCCATTGATCGAGCCCTACATGATCGTACAAATGGATTAGGTAGCGAACCAGTCAAACTCGATCCGGCCGCTAAAAATCTGCTGACGCACCGCACTAATGGAGATCTGCGTAGTGCCCTCAATGCCCTTGAATTAGCGGTTAAATCCACTCCTAAACAAGCAGATGGAACCATTCACGTTACTCTAACCGACGTGGAAGCGTGCTTACAGCAACAAGCTCTAACTCAGGATAAAGATGGCGATGCCCACTATAACGTCATCTCTGCGTTTCAAAAATCCATCCGCGGCTCTGATCCCAATGCTGCCTTGCACTATGCTGCCCGGTTGATTGAAGCGGGAGATCTAACCTCCCTCATCAGACGGCTGATGGTAATTGCCTATGAAGACGTGGGCTTAGCCAATCCAGCGGCAGCCGCCCGGACGGTAGCAGCCGTCCAAGCGGCGGAACGAGTGGGCTTGCCGGAAGCCCAAATTCCGCTTGCAAACGCCATCATTGAACTGGCTTTATCACCTAAGTCCAATTCAGCAATGGCGGCAATGGCGGCGGCTTTAAAGGACGTTCGGACCGGTAAATACGGTACCATCCCCCCTTATCTTCGTGATGCTCATTTTAAAGGTGCCAAGGAGCTTGGTCACGTTGGCTACCAGTATCCCCATGATTTCCCTAACGGATGGGTTAATCAGCAGTATCTTCCCGATCAAATTAAAGATGCCCAGTATTACCAACCAAAGGAAACCGGAAAAATGGAACGAGCCTACGCCGAGCAATATCACAAGTTACAGGCAGCGCAACATCAACAACCAAAGGAGGATTCCCATGATTAA
- a CDS encoding universal stress protein, producing the protein MLQEYKNILVPVDGSYGAELAFEKAVAIAKRNEAHLHLVHAIDTRAYQDVSSFDNSIVDEITDKSKKRLEKYIQTAHEAGLEAIDYSIEYGSPKTIIAKELPQELNVDLIIMGATGLNAVARLLIGSVTEYVTRNATCDVLVVKTNLKNELIPEKQLGKQSKE; encoded by the coding sequence ATGTTACAAGAATACAAAAACATCCTAGTCCCCGTTGATGGGTCCTATGGTGCAGAATTAGCCTTTGAAAAGGCCGTGGCCATCGCCAAACGAAATGAAGCTCACTTACATTTGGTTCATGCCATTGATACTAGAGCTTACCAAGACGTCTCCAGTTTTGATAATAGTATCGTGGACGAGATTACCGATAAAAGTAAAAAGCGGCTGGAAAAATACATTCAGACGGCCCACGAAGCTGGATTAGAAGCCATTGATTACTCAATTGAGTATGGCTCTCCTAAAACCATTATTGCCAAGGAATTGCCTCAAGAACTCAACGTTGATTTAATCATCATGGGCGCAACTGGTTTAAACGCTGTGGCCCGACTCTTGATTGGTTCCGTGACGGAGTACGTAACTAGAAACGCTACTTGTGATGTTCTGGTGGTTAAAACCAACTTGAAAAACGAACTGATTCCCGAAAAACAATTAGGCAAACAAAGTAAAGAGTAA
- a CDS encoding helix-turn-helix domain-containing protein, with translation MLLLPSPQLLAELSHLVKVRRHQIHLSQAELARGICTQTTISTLENGTSFSKWEIIPALLERLKVEQQELEQKFCKQYCYGERQLQALELDLFQFEFKEGARRLAQIKVENLDSKQLLSRYHCYCGLLQLLQQSNFEAAIISFDQALSYPVNNQLTLTQGLAYLGEAATYQRLNFVKRAQLSLHKAFTQLELLLQTEQEALLILMKFGMATTTLGLILKLYPATQRMCQQLRRYLKQHYSYYCLTDFYYLEGLAVQATEQNSVASHLFHQADQVAHLKNNSKLIQVYELYQLKNPQLDC, from the coding sequence ATGCTGTTATTACCATCTCCCCAATTATTGGCGGAATTAAGTCACCTGGTTAAGGTTCGGCGGCACCAAATTCACCTATCTCAAGCGGAGTTGGCCCGAGGAATTTGTACCCAAACTACCATTAGTACCTTGGAAAATGGCACCAGTTTTTCCAAATGGGAAATTATTCCCGCGTTATTAGAACGTTTGAAAGTTGAACAACAAGAATTAGAACAAAAATTTTGTAAGCAGTATTGTTACGGAGAACGGCAGTTGCAAGCACTCGAACTAGATCTTTTTCAGTTTGAATTTAAAGAAGGAGCCCGGCGTTTAGCCCAGATTAAAGTAGAAAATCTAGATTCTAAGCAGTTATTAAGTCGTTATCATTGCTATTGCGGTTTGTTACAGTTACTCCAGCAGAGTAACTTTGAAGCTGCAATTATTTCCTTTGATCAAGCGTTAAGTTATCCCGTTAATAATCAGCTAACGTTAACCCAGGGACTGGCTTATCTGGGGGAAGCGGCCACTTATCAACGGCTTAACTTTGTAAAACGGGCTCAGCTGTCTCTACACAAGGCATTTACGCAGTTAGAATTATTGCTGCAAACGGAACAAGAAGCTTTGCTGATATTAATGAAATTTGGAATGGCCACTACGACCCTTGGTTTGATTCTCAAATTATATCCAGCAACCCAACGGATGTGTCAACAATTGCGTCGCTATTTGAAGCAACACTATTCCTATTATTGTCTAACCGACTTTTATTATCTTGAGGGGCTTGCTGTTCAAGCAACAGAGCAAAATAGTGTTGCAAGTCATCTTTTTCACCAAGCTGATCAGGTAGCGCACTTAAAAAATAACAGCAAGTTAATCCAAGTTTACGAGCTTTATCAACTAAAAAATCCCCAGCTGGATTGCTAG
- a CDS encoding D-alanine--D-alanine ligase family protein, with product MTDTKQHVALLFGGDSSEHDVSKRSAHNIFDAMDKEKYDVSLFLITKDGIILDDAASHRVFAGEKEEDVATEVASQLDIANPLAPILNLESTKKIDVFFPIIHGNLGEDGTIQGLLRLLKKPYVGSGVQASGLAYDKDFTKKILTATGVRNTKYVLVTPQNVSDWSYARISEKLASKILFIKPSRQGSSIGIHKVENEAEYEAGMQDALRYDTKVLVEEAIEGPEEVEISILGNEHPQASKIGAIKVPDSDAFYTYDNKFVDASAVEFTIPVELPEAVSNEVTQMALDAYQALELKGMARIDFLVSEDLTPYLSEINTLPGFTNISLYPQLWEASGISYPELIDRLIDLAQDEFERQAQILHDFKPLEAKDQKKVYKAK from the coding sequence ATGACAGATACAAAACAACATGTTGCCCTATTATTTGGGGGCGATTCTTCAGAACATGACGTTTCGAAACGGTCCGCCCACAATATTTTTGATGCAATGGACAAGGAGAAGTACGATGTTAGTCTCTTTTTAATTACTAAGGACGGAATTATTTTAGATGACGCAGCTTCTCACCGGGTCTTTGCGGGTGAAAAGGAAGAAGATGTGGCCACTGAGGTAGCGTCGCAATTAGACATCGCTAATCCCTTGGCTCCAATTTTAAATCTTGAGAGCACGAAAAAGATTGACGTCTTTTTCCCAATTATTCACGGAAACCTGGGGGAAGATGGGACCATTCAGGGACTCTTACGACTACTAAAAAAACCATACGTAGGTAGTGGAGTTCAAGCCTCGGGCTTAGCCTATGATAAAGACTTTACCAAAAAGATCTTAACGGCGACGGGGGTTCGGAACACAAAGTACGTTTTGGTGACGCCTCAAAATGTTTCTGACTGGAGTTATGCTCGCATTAGTGAAAAGCTTGCTTCAAAAATATTATTTATTAAACCGTCTCGCCAAGGTTCCTCCATTGGAATTCATAAGGTGGAGAACGAAGCAGAGTATGAAGCAGGGATGCAAGACGCCCTCCGTTATGATACGAAGGTTCTGGTTGAAGAGGCAATTGAAGGTCCGGAAGAAGTCGAGATCTCAATCCTTGGAAACGAACACCCGCAAGCTTCTAAGATTGGAGCCATTAAAGTTCCGGATAGTGATGCTTTTTACACGTACGATAACAAGTTTGTGGACGCGAGTGCGGTTGAATTTACCATTCCAGTTGAACTCCCAGAAGCGGTCAGCAACGAAGTTACACAAATGGCATTGGATGCTTATCAAGCTCTTGAGCTAAAGGGAATGGCTCGGATCGACTTTTTGGTTTCAGAAGACCTTACTCCATATCTAAGTGAAATTAATACTTTGCCTGGATTTACCAACATCTCGTTATACCCGCAGTTGTGGGAAGCTTCTGGCATTAGTTATCCAGAATTAATTGATCGCTTAATTGATTTGGCCCAAGATGAATTTGAACGACAAGCACAAATTTTACATGACTTTAAACCATTAGAAGCGAAGGATCAAAAGAAAGTTTATAAAGCTAAATAA
- a CDS encoding FtsW/RodA/SpoVE family cell cycle protein gives MQSDDRIDWSIIFCVLMLALVGLGSIYVAASHDTGSVSVVRTVVSQLVWYVIGAVAVVVIMQFDAQQLWKITPYIYWFGVVLLFLVLFLYSRAYFVQTGAKSWFALGPLTFQPSEIMKPAYILMEARVIATHNNQYPIHTVRSDWKLLGKMFLWTLPVIILLKLQNDFGTTVVFLAILGGLIIVSGITWKILGPGIIAFVALVTTAVMLVVTSGGRAILGHLGFKQYQFERIDSWLHPASDSSNQGFQLWQSMKAVGSGGMTGTGFNVSHVYVPVRESDMIFSVVGENFGFIGGTLLILLYFLLIYEMIKVTFRTRNVFYAYISTGVIMMILFHVVENIGMSIDLIPMTGIPLPFISQGGSALIGNMIGIGFIMSMQYHNKNSMFSNVKQFS, from the coding sequence ATGCAAAGTGACGATCGGATTGATTGGAGCATTATCTTTTGTGTCCTAATGTTAGCTTTGGTCGGATTAGGCTCGATTTATGTAGCGGCTTCGCACGATACTGGTTCTGTTTCAGTTGTCCGAACCGTAGTATCGCAGTTGGTTTGGTACGTAATTGGAGCGGTAGCGGTTGTCGTTATCATGCAGTTTGATGCCCAGCAACTATGGAAGATTACTCCTTATATCTATTGGTTTGGAGTGGTTTTACTGTTTCTAGTGCTCTTTCTGTATAGTCGAGCTTATTTTGTGCAAACAGGAGCTAAAAGTTGGTTTGCTTTAGGACCATTAACGTTCCAACCGTCAGAAATTATGAAACCTGCTTACATTTTAATGGAAGCACGGGTGATCGCTACCCACAATAATCAGTATCCGATCCATACGGTGCGCAGTGATTGGAAGTTATTGGGGAAAATGTTTTTGTGGACGTTACCAGTGATCATTCTTTTGAAATTGCAAAATGACTTTGGGACGACGGTGGTGTTTCTAGCAATCTTAGGTGGATTAATCATTGTGTCTGGGATTACTTGGAAAATCTTAGGCCCTGGAATTATTGCCTTTGTTGCCTTAGTCACGACAGCAGTAATGTTAGTAGTTACTAGCGGTGGTCGGGCTATTTTAGGACACTTAGGGTTTAAGCAGTATCAATTTGAACGGATTGATAGCTGGTTGCACCCCGCCTCTGATTCTAGTAATCAGGGATTCCAACTGTGGCAAAGTATGAAGGCAGTTGGTTCTGGAGGAATGACTGGAACTGGTTTTAACGTTTCGCACGTGTACGTTCCGGTCCGAGAATCCGATATGATTTTTTCCGTAGTGGGAGAAAACTTTGGCTTCATCGGCGGAACCTTGTTAATCTTGTTGTACTTCCTCCTAATTTACGAAATGATTAAGGTGACCTTTCGAACCCGGAATGTTTTTTACGCCTACATTTCCACGGGAGTAATCATGATGATTCTTTTCCACGTGGTGGAAAACATTGGGATGAGTATTGACCTGATCCCAATGACTGGGATTCCGCTCCCATTTATTAGCCAAGGTGGATCAGCTCTAATCGGAAATATGATTGGGATTGGCTTCATCATGTCAATGCAATATCACAATAAGAATTCGATGTTTAGTAACGTTAAACAATTTTCGTAA
- a CDS encoding DUF2969 family protein, producing MSRKEKQIELEVVATPEHENLVQIKGQTVGKIVANQDKFDCYVGDQVFHEKNETDALQQIIREYNLHQR from the coding sequence ATGAGTCGCAAAGAAAAACAAATTGAACTAGAAGTGGTGGCTACTCCCGAACACGAAAATTTAGTCCAAATTAAAGGCCAAACAGTGGGTAAAATCGTTGCCAATCAGGATAAATTTGATTGTTACGTGGGTGATCAAGTTTTCCACGAAAAAAATGAAACGGATGCACTCCAACAAATCATTCGTGAATATAATTTACACCAACGCTAA
- the yidD gene encoding membrane protein insertion efficiency factor YidD translates to MAGTNAVQALLIKLIRAYQSGISAHTPPTCRYQPTCSHYTLTAIERFGSLRGLIMGGARILRCNPLVSGGFDPVPNHFSVRRNQMKENGG, encoded by the coding sequence TTGGCCGGAACTAATGCGGTGCAAGCCTTGTTAATTAAGCTCATTAGAGCATATCAAAGTGGAATTTCGGCGCATACACCACCGACGTGTCGGTATCAACCAACGTGTTCACACTACACCCTGACAGCGATTGAACGATTTGGGAGTCTGCGTGGCTTAATCATGGGTGGTGCACGGATTTTACGGTGTAATCCGTTGGTTTCCGGTGGCTTTGACCCGGTACCAAACCATTTTAGTGTCCGAAGAAACCAGATGAAAGAGAATGGAGGTTAG
- a CDS encoding rod shape-determining protein: protein MAEDIGIDLGTANVLVSVTGKGVVLNEPSVVAIDTKTNKVLAVGKEAYEMVGRTPGNIKAIRPLKDGVISDFDVTEAMLNYFIKKLSVKGMVSKPKVMICAPTNITNIERKAIIEAAQKSVGGEVFLEEEPKVAAIGAGMDIFQPTGSMVIDIGGGTSDIAVVSLGDIVASKSLKLAGDVMNQDIVDYMKRTHNIIIGEHTAEKIKKAIGTAQADPNDIQEMEVRGRDAVSGMPISVTINSAEIADAIHMSVQMIINAAKSVLETIPPELAADIIDRGVMLTGGGSMLKNIDFVIANALTVPVMVSEDPLENVAKGASALLEHIDTKKQPNKQKFSLFGRN from the coding sequence ATGGCCGAAGATATCGGAATTGACTTAGGAACAGCCAATGTGTTGGTATCTGTAACTGGAAAAGGAGTCGTTTTAAACGAACCATCCGTAGTTGCAATCGATACGAAAACTAACAAAGTTCTGGCAGTCGGAAAAGAAGCTTACGAAATGGTTGGTAGAACGCCGGGTAACATCAAAGCAATTCGACCATTAAAGGATGGGGTTATCTCAGACTTTGATGTGACAGAAGCAATGTTAAATTACTTCATTAAAAAATTAAGCGTGAAGGGCATGGTTTCAAAGCCCAAGGTAATGATTTGTGCTCCCACTAACATTACTAACATTGAACGAAAAGCAATTATTGAAGCCGCTCAAAAATCAGTGGGTGGTGAAGTCTTTTTAGAAGAGGAACCAAAGGTCGCTGCCATTGGGGCCGGAATGGATATTTTCCAACCAACGGGAAGCATGGTTATTGATATTGGTGGGGGGACTTCAGACATTGCTGTGGTTTCTTTAGGTGACATTGTAGCCAGCAAGTCGCTTAAATTGGCTGGAGATGTCATGAACCAAGACATCGTTGATTACATGAAGCGGACCCATAATATTATCATTGGGGAACACACCGCGGAAAAAATTAAAAAGGCAATTGGAACGGCTCAAGCAGACCCTAATGACATTCAAGAAATGGAAGTTCGGGGTCGAGATGCTGTGAGTGGGATGCCGATTTCCGTCACCATTAATAGTGCTGAAATTGCAGACGCAATTCACATGTCGGTGCAAATGATTATTAACGCCGCTAAGAGTGTGCTGGAAACCATCCCACCAGAATTAGCTGCGGACATTATTGATCGCGGAGTGATGTTAACTGGGGGAGGATCAATGTTGAAGAACATTGATTTTGTTATTGCCAATGCGTTGACAGTCCCAGTGATGGTTTCTGAAGATCCTTTAGAAAACGTGGCAAAAGGGGCGAGTGCCTTACTCGAACACATTGATACTAAGAAACAACCGAACAAGCAAAAATTTAGCCTCTTTGGCCGGAACTAA
- the murA gene encoding UDP-N-acetylglucosamine 1-carboxyvinyltransferase produces MDKIIVRGGNRLSGSVHIEGAKNAVLPILAATILGKQEKSIITNTPILSDVHVMNEVLRSLRLQVNFDENHNQITVDATGDISSEAPFEYVSKMRASIVVLGPLLARLGKARVALPGGCAIGSRPIDIHLRGFEAMGATIEQHEGYVEARAPEGLHGAEIYFDFPSVGATQNVMMAATLATGTTVIKNVAREPEIVDLVNMLNAMGAKITGAGTDTLTIEGVDELHGVHHQVVEDRIEAGTFMVAAAATQGDVLVEDAIMEHNLPLVAKLREMGVQVTEEAAGIKVVGPKTLQPVDVETAPYPGFPTDMQPQMTVLQLEADGVSTLTETVFENRFRHLDELRRMNAKFEIKGNTVVMHGPTHFEGAEVAATDLRAAAALIIAGLIATGETQITNLQYLDRGYYEIEKKLRHLGADIERVSTGD; encoded by the coding sequence ATGGATAAAATTATTGTGCGCGGTGGCAACCGCCTATCCGGAAGTGTCCACATTGAAGGGGCGAAAAACGCCGTTTTGCCAATTTTGGCTGCCACTATTTTAGGGAAACAGGAAAAAAGTATCATTACTAATACTCCAATTTTGTCGGACGTACACGTGATGAACGAGGTGTTGCGCAGTTTGCGCTTACAGGTGAACTTTGATGAAAATCACAATCAAATTACAGTAGACGCGACCGGGGATATCAGTAGCGAAGCGCCCTTTGAATATGTTTCTAAGATGCGCGCTTCCATCGTTGTCTTAGGGCCCCTATTGGCACGATTGGGGAAGGCTCGAGTGGCATTACCAGGTGGATGTGCCATTGGTTCGCGCCCAATTGACATCCATTTACGGGGCTTTGAAGCCATGGGAGCTACGATTGAACAACACGAGGGCTACGTAGAAGCTCGGGCCCCAGAAGGCCTTCACGGAGCTGAAATTTACTTTGATTTTCCGAGTGTGGGAGCCACCCAAAATGTGATGATGGCAGCGACTTTGGCGACAGGAACTACGGTGATTAAAAACGTAGCACGCGAGCCAGAAATCGTGGATTTAGTTAACATGCTAAATGCCATGGGAGCTAAAATTACGGGGGCTGGAACTGATACCCTTACGATTGAAGGGGTCGACGAATTACATGGGGTGCATCATCAAGTTGTAGAAGATCGGATTGAAGCTGGAACCTTTATGGTAGCGGCTGCTGCAACTCAGGGAGACGTATTGGTAGAAGATGCCATCATGGAACACAACTTACCCCTCGTAGCTAAGTTACGGGAAATGGGCGTTCAGGTCACAGAAGAAGCCGCTGGAATCAAGGTAGTTGGTCCGAAAACACTACAACCCGTGGACGTTGAAACGGCTCCTTACCCTGGTTTTCCGACTGACATGCAACCACAGATGACCGTGTTACAACTTGAAGCAGATGGGGTAAGTACGTTGACAGAAACGGTGTTTGAAAACCGTTTCCGCCATTTAGATGAACTCCGCCGGATGAATGCGAAGTTCGAAATCAAAGGAAACACAGTGGTCATGCATGGACCAACGCACTTTGAAGGAGCTGAAGTCGCTGCTACTGATTTGCGAGCCGCCGCCGCATTGATTATTGCTGGTTTGATTGCTACGGGGGAAACTCAAATCACAAACCTCCAGTATTTAGACCGAGGTTACTACGAAATTGAAAAGAAATTGCGTCATTTAGGGGCAGACATTGAGCGGGTTTCGACTGGGGATTAA
- a CDS encoding DUF1146 family protein produces the protein MNGFGLQALISVISQLFFVILAFWAIQGIHFERFLPIKEQQGKVLLVLMALAIGSLSSNFFLSFIDNLKNLQFLF, from the coding sequence ATGAATGGATTTGGATTACAGGCTTTAATTAGTGTAATTAGTCAGTTGTTTTTTGTGATTTTAGCATTTTGGGCCATTCAAGGAATTCATTTTGAACGGTTTTTACCCATTAAAGAACAACAGGGGAAGGTTTTATTAGTTTTAATGGCCTTGGCAATTGGTTCTTTAAGCAGTAATTTCTTTCTCTCCTTTATTGATAACTTAAAAAACCTACAATTCTTATTTTAA
- a CDS encoding F0F1 ATP synthase subunit epsilon codes for MAEAKNVLTVSIVTPDGPIYTNDNCSLAVVQTQSGDMGIMANHIPVIAALQIAPAEFKNQDGQTDTLAVNGGFVEFSNNELTIVADSAERKDQIDVGRANNAKERAQREIEEANSKHDADTMKRAEVELRRALNRINVANRR; via the coding sequence TTGGCTGAAGCAAAGAATGTTTTAACCGTTAGTATCGTGACTCCGGACGGACCGATTTATACTAATGACAATTGTTCATTAGCGGTCGTGCAAACGCAAAGTGGTGACATGGGAATCATGGCTAACCATATTCCGGTGATTGCCGCCTTACAAATTGCCCCGGCTGAGTTTAAAAATCAGGACGGTCAAACTGATACACTCGCCGTTAACGGGGGTTTCGTTGAATTCTCGAATAATGAACTCACGATTGTCGCTGATAGTGCGGAACGCAAAGATCAAATTGATGTGGGCCGGGCTAATAATGCGAAGGAACGGGCTCAACGAGAAATTGAAGAAGCCAATAGCAAACACGATGCCGATACAATGAAACGGGCCGAAGTTGAACTTCGCCGGGCCTTGAATCGGATCAATGTTGCTAATCGGCGGTAG